CATCCCTGGGAATGCAACCCAAGTGTCTTGCTGGACATTTTACATCCCAAATCTCGGGACCACCATTTGCGTTATGTTCATGAGGTCAATGCCCTGCTTTGAGCTTTCTTCCCCAAAAACAGCACCAAGCACAAAGACCCAAAGGCTTCCAGGGCACTCCTGCATTTATTTAACTTCTAATCCATGACCAGAATTccatcctgcagccctggagaccCGCCTGGACCCGGACCCGCTCTGCCATGCTGAAGACAATTCCTTTGTCTCAATTCCCATTTTTTATCCCCGTTCCGGTGCCAGTCCTTGCCCAGCTGTTCTGCTGCCTCTTCCATTAAAACGGATGTGGAAAAACAGCGGCGCCAGgccaataaataaataaattaataaattaatgaatGAATCAATAAATGGCAGGCGCTGCCGGGCTGCTCCCGCCATCCCGGCTCTCCTACCTGGGAAACGATGGCCGGGATCCCCCGCGGCACCGCTCCGGTACCGCTTCACCTTGTCCTGCACCACGGCCTCGAACGAGTCGCGGGTGATCCTCCGAGAGGCCATCTTTCCCTCACGGTACCGGGCACGGCCTGCCGCGGGCCCGGGCTCCCGCCGCGGCCTGAGGGGAGGCGCAGCCTGAGGGGAGCCGCACGcttccccgccgccccccgcgcaGCGCCGGGAGGAGCAACCGGAGCCCGAGCCCGAGCCCGGCCCGCCCTCACCgaggcggccccgccgccgccgcctcccgccaCACCGGGGCCTCCCGCTGGCCACGCCCCCTCCCCGGTAGACACGCccctcccgccgctcccggaGACACCGGGCGGTCACGCCCCCTTCTAGGCCACGCCCCCGCACCGGTATAACCACGCCTTTCTTCCGCACGGGCCACGCCTCCTCACGCGTTAACCACGCCCCCGCGTCCCGCCCCCTCCCGCCGCGCCTGCGCTGCGCGGAGCCGtgcgggcgggcgcggggcggtACTAACGGTGCGGGACGCTGCCGGTAAGCGGGACGGGAGCGAGGGGAGCGGGCCGCGGCCTCCCGCTCTGAGGGACCCGCCGCTGCCCTGCGGGCGCGCCTGGGCACGCTGCGCCTACTGCGCGTGCGTGGGAGCGGTACGCGTGCGCGTTGCCGCCCTCCGCGTTCTTTTTCGCTCCGCGTGAGGGCGAGCGGTGCGAATTGGGGCCGCGGCGCACGCGCAGAGGGCACGTACGGCGGCCGAGCGGGGCCGTCCCGCCCTCGCCTTTTGtgcggcgggggcggccggcGGGAGCCCAGGTGGGTCGTgaggggcagcggggccgcggGTGCGCCCGGAGCTCCCCCGGCACCGCCGCCTCCCTTCGGGGCTCTCTCCGCGTCTCTGGGAGGTGCGGGGCCCGCTGAGGGGTGTGGGATGCTCCGGGGCCCGGGGGAAGCGGGGCAGGGCGGGCTGAGGGCCGGGGCCGTGAGCGGGCGCGGtgccctcagtgctgcagcGAGAGCCCCGTCACGGTGGCAGCTCTGAAACCCCACGGAAAtccagaaatgctgctgaaatGCCTCCTTATCCCTCTTCCCTGCCGTCCTTTCCCCATTAACTAAAACAGCGGCCGTGCCTTTGAGCAGCGGGTATCTTTGATTCAGAGTTCTGAGCCTTTGTCTGCGGGCGGAACCGGCCCCTTGCTCGGGCTCTGCCGGGCGTTATAAGGGTTTATAACAGAACGAGGAACCGGCCCCTTGCTCGGGCTCTGCTGAAAGGTTTTGGGCATTGAGAAGGTTTTACACCGAACGAGCCGTGCCTCTGTCAGCAGCAGGACACCGAGGCGGACCCAGCCCGTGCCGGCACCATGGGCTCCAAGCAGATCGCCCAGGAGACGTTCGATGAGGCGGTGCAGGAGAACATCACCGAGTTCGAGATGGAGCCCGAGGAGGCTGTGAGAGAAGCCGTGCTGCAGTTCGAGGCCCAAGGTACCGTGCACTCTGCGGGCTGGGCTCTTTTACACATCCTCGGGGTTTAAAGGAGTCCCGCAGGCAGAGGTGGGTCGTGCAGCAGTGGAAAGGAGCCTTTGTGAAATGGAACAGAGACACCATTAATGCTGACCTGCTTTTGTCGGTTAATTATGACTGCAAAACTGCTTAGAGGGAAGCTGGAGGGCAAAATTTGGTCAGTGAAATtaaattccttctttttgcCCCCCTCAACTGACATCTAGCTTTGTTCCAGGCAGAATCTGGCCTTACAGTCAGAATTGAACATTTCAGCGTCTTCACAAGTTCATCTTTGTTCTCTGTGGTTACCTTGGCAGCTTTTCCCTAGAACTGGAACTGATACTGTTTATTTGACTCCAATTGTCCTGGAACCAGTTTTAaacttggttttatttccccttttagGTGTGGACCTGAGCAATATTGTGAAGGCTGTGCGACCTCCTGCCTCTGAGAACGGGCAAAGGCAAAAGCACCAAATCCTGCTGGTAGGAGCACAGATTGCTGCTCTCTGTCTCTCAGGGTTAtataataagaataataatataaatactAGGCCAACTTCTGCCTCTGCCCCATTTCTCTGGGAGCTCTTCAGGCAGTTAATCCTGTTTATTCTGCAAATATAAAACATTCCAGGAGCCCCTTGCCCTTtgcagggagggctctgtgTAGGTGAGctggggtcaggctctgctcccggggcaggacaggagggaacagcctcagggtgtgccaggggaggctcaggtgGGACATCTGGAGGGATTTCCTCGTGGGGAgggtgctcagggctgcccagggaggtttggggtccccgtccctggaggtgtcccatgggggacaggaggtggctctgggctggggacacggtGGGGATCAGCCTCACttagcccaggctgctccaagctctgtccagcctggctgtggacACTTGCAGAGCTGGGGTGAGCTGGTTAGACCCAGCTCAGCTGGTTCTGGTGCCCAGTGGAGctgtggcagtggtggcacaggagccccagtccctgcagggGTTGTGTGCACAAATCCCAATCACCATAAACCACCACTCCCATTACTCCAAACTGATTTCCAGCCTCAGAACCCCCACGCTGCTGTTCCTCCTGAGCCCTTCAGGTGCAGCACTAACCCTTGCTGTGTGCCCCAgaccctgggcacagggagcccctgTCCTGGCAGGGGTTGTGTGCACAAATCCCCATCACCATGAACCACCAGACCGatttccagccccagagcccgCACCCTGCTCCTCCCCCTGCACGCTCAGGTGCAGCACTAACCCTCGGTGTGTCCCCAGACCCTGGAGAGCCTGGCCGGGGCCGTGGCGGAGCAGGACGTGGCCCAGCTGCCGCAGCAGCTGGCGGCGCTGGCGGCGCAGTGCAAGGAGCAGCTGGCCTTCCGCTGCCTGGCCGGCCGCCACGGCGCCTACGCCGCGGTGCTGTCGGCCTGCCGGCTGGCcgcagggcacagggagctgctgctgcagggcctggccgCGCTGGCCGCCCTGCTGGACGGGCAGCCGGACCTGCTGGacgcggcggggcgggagctgctgctgcagagcctgcgGGAGCGGCGCGGCGACGCCGAGGTGACGCTGGCCGGGATCCGCTGCGTGCGCCACGCCTGCCTCAAGCACGAGCACAACCGGCAGGCCTTCGTGCGCGGCGGCGTGCTGCCCGCGCTCACCGGGGCCATCACCGGGGCCCTCGCCCGGCACGGCGGCGCCGCCGAGCTCGTCAGGACCGCCGCCTCGGCCCTCAGGGTCATGACCTTCGACGATGACATCCGAGTGCCCTTCGGGCACGCCCACGACCACGCCAAGATGATCGTGCTGGAGAACGACGGGCTGAGAGTCCTCATCGAGGCTGCTAAAGGTGAAGGGGACCTGGGGATGCTGATCCTCATGGGGAGCACCTGGGGTTTCTTCTCACTGCCTCTGGAATCACTCCTGATTTCTTCTCCCATTGTCTCAGGAATCCCTTATGATTTCTCCCATTCTCTGATTTCTTCTCTCACTGTCATAACTTGAAGCTCCTTCAAGGAGGTGATTAAAGAATTTGTCACTCAGCTGGGGTTTAGTTCTATCCCTGAAATGTGCCCTGAGAGAGCCAGAAGGTGCCACTGTGGTGCTGCTGATAGCCTGTGGGGCAGTCAGATGATCAAAACAGTTTTTCAGTGTATTTAGGAAGTGTTTTACAGGCTCAGGGCCCTCTTGTCTCTGCTCACTGCCTCTGG
The Melospiza georgiana isolate bMelGeo1 chromosome 26, bMelGeo1.pri, whole genome shotgun sequence genome window above contains:
- the ARMC6 gene encoding armadillo repeat-containing protein 6 encodes the protein MGSKQIAQETFDEAVQENITEFEMEPEEAVREAVLQFEAQGVDLSNIVKAVRPPASENGQRQKHQILLTLESLAGAVAEQDVAQLPQQLAALAAQCKEQLAFRCLAGRHGAYAAVLSACRLAAGHRELLLQGLAALAALLDGQPDLLDAAGRELLLQSLRERRGDAEVTLAGIRCVRHACLKHEHNRQAFVRGGVLPALTGAITGALARHGGAAELVRTAASALRVMTFDDDIRVPFGHAHDHAKMIVLENDGLRVLIEAAKAFRDNSAVLSELCATLSRLSVRNEFCQEIVDLGGLNFMVTLLADCMEHADVVKQVLSAIRAVAGNDDVKDAIVDAGATELIVLAISHHLGNPQICEQGCAALCMLALRKPENCSVIMEGGGALAALQAMKAHPREVAVQKQACMLIRNLVSRSRELCGPILALGAEVLIAEARAAHRDCDDVARAALRDLGCQVELRELWTGQRGGLAQ